The Montipora capricornis isolate CH-2021 chromosome 3, ASM3666992v2, whole genome shotgun sequence genome window below encodes:
- the LOC138041927 gene encoding glycine amidinotransferase, mitochondrial-like, protein MLNVRIFKGGCRGREAAKFGAFWRVCSTFVVRSQAGACAGNRLSTYTAPVGLDDLESDKPQQVQSPVCSYNEWDPLEEVIVGRVEGATVPEFTVEVKANTYEKNWPFFNRYGGQSFPKEHLVKAQDEVEEFCSILRHEGIIVRRPDALNFSEVYKTPDFQSSGMYAAMPRDLLLVVGDEIIEAPMAWRSRFFEYRAYRSLIKEYFKQGAKWTTAPKPLMSDDLYDQVYPMRTVEDRHKLAAQGRFVTAEFEPCFDAADFIRAGQDIFVQRSQVTNNLGIEWMRRHLDERGYRVHKLSFDDPNPMHIDATFNIIGPGLVLSNPDRPCHQIDMFHKAGWTVVKPPTPLMPDTHPLWMSSKWLSMNVLMLDPKRVVVDKNEKTTQKMFESLGIKCIPVSLRFANSLGGGFHCWTCDIRRRGTLESYF, encoded by the exons ATGCTGAACGTACGAATTTTCAAAGGCGGTTGCCGTGGACGAGAAGCAGCAAAATTTGGAGCG ttttggCGAGTATGCTCAACGTTCGTGGTAAGGAGCCAAGCAGGCGCATGCGCAGGTAATCGGCTATCGACATACACAGCTCCTGTTGGACTTGATGATTTAGAAAGCGATAAACCACAGCAGGTACAGAGCCCTGTCTGCTCATACAACGAATGGGACCCTCTTGAGGAAGTCATTGTGGGACGCGTTGAAG GAGCTACCGTCCCTGAGTTCACCGTAGAAGTGAAAGCAAACACATACGAGAAGAACTGGCCGTTTTTcaaccgatacggcggccagtCCTTTCCAAAGGAACATCTCGTAAAGGCTCAGGATGAAGTGGAAGAATTTTGTAGTATTTTGCGACATGAGGGAATCATCGTGCGTCGCCCTGATGCCTTGAACTTTTCAGAG GTTTATAAAACCCCGGATTTCCAGTCCTCTGGGATGTACGCAGCTATGCCACGTGACCTCCTGCTTGTAGTTGGAGATGAAATCATCGAAGCACCCATGGCATGGCGGTCTCGTTTCTTTGAATATCGCGCTTATAGGTCTCTCATCAAGGAGTACTTCAAACAAGGTGCCAAATGGACAACTGCGCCAAAGCCCCTCATGAGTGATGACCTTTATGATCAG GTCTATCCAATGCGTACAGTTGAAGATCGCCATAAACTTGCTGCGCAAGGAAGGTTTGTGACCGCAGAGTTTGAGCCATGTTTTGATGCCGCTGACTTTATTCGAGCTGGACAAGATATATTCGTACAAAGGAGTCAG GTTACTAACAACCTTGGAATTGAATGGatgcgccgccatcttgatgaGCGAGGTTATCGCGTCCACAAACTGTCCTTTGACGATCCTAATCCAATGCACATTGATGCAACGTTTAACATCATTGGGCCCGGATTAGTGCTTTCCAATCCAGACAGGCCATGTCATCAGATTGACATGTTCCACAAAGCCGGCTGGACAGTCGTCAAGCCACCCACTCCACTCATGCCTGACACACACCCATTATGGATGTCATCAAAATGGTTATCCATGAACGTCCTCATGCTGGATCCAAAAAGAGTTGTCGTAGacaaaaatgagaaaacaacTCAAAAG ATGTTTGAGAGTCTCGGGATCAAGTGCATTCCTGTATCTCTCCGCTTTGCCAATTCCCTTGGTGGCGGTTTCCATTGTTGGACCTGTGATATTAGGCGTCGAGGGACCCTAGAGTCATATTTTTAG